The sequence CCGCTCCGGTTTCAAGTACACCTGGGCGACCGAGCACCACTTCCTCAGGGAGTACTCGCACATGTCGGCCAACGAGGCGTTCCTGGCCCACGTGGCTGCGGTCACCGAGCGGATCCACCTCGGCACGGGCATCTTCAACATCACCCCACCCGTGAACCACCCTGCCCGGGTGGCCGAGCGGGTGGCCATGATCGACCACCTGAGCGGCGGCCGGTTCGAGTTCGGCACCGGGCGGGGTTCGTCCACGACCGAACAACGGGGCTTCGGCATCCTCGATCCCGATCTGACCAAGGAGATGTTCGACGAGGTCATCCCCCAGTTCAAGCACATGTGGCGCGACGGCGAGTACAGCCACGAGGGACGGTTCTTCTCGATGCCTCCTCGTCACGTGCTCCCCAAGCCCTACACCAAGCCCCACCCTCCGATGTGGGTGGCGGCCGGGAACCCGAGCACCTTCGAGAAGGCGGCGCGGATGGGGCTCGGTGTCCTGTGCTTCGCCATGGGATCGCCCGACTCGCTGGCGCCGCTCATCGAGATCTACAAGAAGACCATCCAGCAGGCCGATCCGGTCGGCGAGTACGTCAACGACAACGTCATGGTCACCAGCCAGATGCTGTGCCTGGAGGACGGGCGCAGGGCGCGCGACATCGCCTGCAACATGGACTCCAGCTACCAGACGAGTCTCGTCTTCCACTATCTCGACACCTTCCCGAAGCCTGCTGGCGTCCCCGAGTGGCCCGACCTGATCCCCGAGCCCACCCCCGAGGGGCTCGACCGTCAGATCGAGCGGGGGCTGGTCTGCGTCGGCACTCCGGACGAGGTGAAGCGGTCGGTCAAGGGGTATGCCGACATCGGGGCCGACCAGCTGGTGTTCGGGATGCTTTCGACAACCATGCCCATCGAGGTCTGCACCGAGGCGCTGGAGACGTTCGGACGCCACGTCATCCCCGAGTACGACAAGGACCCGGTGCACAGCACGACCCGCCAGCGCGAGGCGCAGCTGCCGGCGACCCAGCTGCCCGACTCCGAGGGCGGCATCCCGCCGCTGCGCGTCTAGGTCCCCCTAACCCGTCAGCACCGGGTCACCATCGCGGGGCGAGGTCGGCGCCAGCGGCCGGCTGGGCTCGTAGTCGTCGACGTCGACCTCCACGCCCAGACGGGGAACGATGCGATCCAGGCTCCGCGGGAACCACCAGTTGGCCTTCCCGAGAAGCTCCATCACCGCTGGGACGAGAACCATGCGGACGATCGTGGCGTCGATGAAGACGGCGACGGCCAGGCCAAGACCGAAGACCTTCAGCACCCGCACGTCGCCGATGACGAACGAC is a genomic window of Acidimicrobiales bacterium containing:
- a CDS encoding LLM class flavin-dependent oxidoreductase → MEFGIFNSLYLPHQLTDKDPKNAEHRRLMDEVEYVKAADRSGFKYTWATEHHFLREYSHMSANEAFLAHVAAVTERIHLGTGIFNITPPVNHPARVAERVAMIDHLSGGRFEFGTGRGSSTTEQRGFGILDPDLTKEMFDEVIPQFKHMWRDGEYSHEGRFFSMPPRHVLPKPYTKPHPPMWVAAGNPSTFEKAARMGLGVLCFAMGSPDSLAPLIEIYKKTIQQADPVGEYVNDNVMVTSQMLCLEDGRRARDIACNMDSSYQTSLVFHYLDTFPKPAGVPEWPDLIPEPTPEGLDRQIERGLVCVGTPDEVKRSVKGYADIGADQLVFGMLSTTMPIEVCTEALETFGRHVIPEYDKDPVHSTTRQREAQLPATQLPDSEGGIPPLRV